Proteins encoded together in one Etheostoma cragini isolate CJK2018 chromosome 11, CSU_Ecrag_1.0, whole genome shotgun sequence window:
- the LOC117952471 gene encoding CASP8 and FADD-like apoptosis regulator isoform X2 produces MALSDQLQAINQTAEALSSCERKRLFYLCEILDTDNTEACMKERLNALCRERGNLFLTELILQLRRFDILRTVCKTSRDEAEKTLKHKQVLPRFRVLMANINDEMANADLNSVKFLLSSTLPREQMEKAKSFLDVIIELEKLDIVSPERVDCIEECLITIGRVDLAKKVTAYKMSVGTSEGHLCQQQRHRALCPVPTPNSSLQQTRQAQLLHIENVPLPVHREQNCQSQLDCYKFNTNPRGVCVIIDCVGNDGDMLEQTFKNLHFNVVLYKWLSGDDTILALKGISRQTENLEGDGFVCCIISRGTANYLLGTDSYAAGLHLDVVRRHFTADACPMLAGKPKLFFIQRYDVPEFPQRARTEHSDEDLETDGCVGLSRCNIPTDADVFWSHCWTDECQLEQGHHRSIYLKALTDALIKGQRRKTHLVDVHTEVNGAIFEHNKRNPGANYDIDLKHTLRKDLYLQ; encoded by the exons ATGGCTCTTTCTGACCAGCTTCAGGCCATTAATCAAACAGCGGAGGCTCTCAGCAGCTGTGAACGCAAAAGGCTCTTCTACCTGTGTGAGATCTTGGACACGGACAACACTGAGGCTTGTATGAAGGAGAGGCTGAACGCGTTGTGTCGTGAGAGAGGGAACCTGTTCCTGACAGAGCTGATCTTGCAGTTAAGACGTTTTGATATCCTGAGGACGGTGTGCAAAACCAGCAGAGATGAGGCAGAGAAGACTCTGAAACACAAGCAGGTTCTGCCAAGATTCAG AGTATTGATGGCTAATATAAATGATGAGATGGCCAATGCGGATCTGAACAGTGTGAAATTCTTGTTAAGCAGCACCTTGCCCCGTGAGCAGATGGAAAAagcaaag AGTTTCTTGGATGTGATCATTGAACTCGAGAAGCTGGATATAGTTTCACCTGAAAGAGTTGACTGTATAGAGGAATGTTTGATAACCATTGGCAGGGTCGACCTCGCCAAAAAAGTGACTGCATACAAGATGTCAG TTGGGACATCTGAAGGACATTTATGTCAACAGCAAAGGCACAGAGCTCTT TGTCCAGTCCCCACTCCAAATAGTTCTCTACAGCAAACAAGACAAGCACAGCTCCTCCACATAG AAAACGTACCGCTGCCTGTACACAGAGAGCAGAACTGCCAG AGTCAACTAGATTGTTACAAATTTAACACAAATCCTAGAGGAGTTTGTGTTATCATAGACTGCGTGGGTAATGACGGAG ACATGTTGGAACAGACATTTAAGAATCTTCACTTCAACGTGGTCCTCTACAAGTGGCTTAGTGGGGATGACACTATTTTAGCTCTCAAAGGAATATCGAGACAAACAGAGAACCTTGAAGGTGACGGGTTTGTCTGTTGCATCATTAGCCGTGGTACGGCTAACTATCTCCTGGGTACCGACTCATACGCTGCAGGTCTACATCTGGACGTTGTCAGACGTCATTTCACTGCTGATGCgtgccccatgttggctggcAAGCCCAAACTCTTCTTCATCCAGAGGTACGATGTCCCTGAGTTTCCTCAACGTGCCAGGACAGAGCACAGTGATGAGGATCTGGAGACAGATGGGTGTGTTGGGCTGTCCAGATGTAATATTCCTACAGATGCAGATGTGTTCTGGAGTCACTGCTGGACGGATGAATGTCAACTGGAGCAAGGACACCATCGCTCCATTTACCTAAAGGCGCTGACAGATGCATTAATCAAAGGTCAAAGGAG GAAAACGCATCTTGTTGATGTTCATACCGAGGTGAATGGGGCCATCTTTGAACATAACAAGAGAAATCCTGGAGCAAACTACGACATTGATCTGAAACATACTTTGAGGAAAGATCTTTACTTACAGTAG
- the LOC117952471 gene encoding CASP8 and FADD-like apoptosis regulator isoform X1, which produces MALSDQLQAINQTAEALSSCERKRLFYLCEILDTDNTEACMKERLNALCRERGNLFLTELILQLRRFDILRTVCKTSRDEAEKTLKHKQVLPRFRVLMANINDEMANADLNSVKFLLSSTLPREQMEKAKSFLDVIIELEKLDIVSPERVDCIEECLITIGRVDLAKKVTAYKMSVGTSEGHLCQQQRHRALCPVPTPNSSLQQTRQAQLLHIATENVPLPVHREQNCQSQLDCYKFNTNPRGVCVIIDCVGNDGDMLEQTFKNLHFNVVLYKWLSGDDTILALKGISRQTENLEGDGFVCCIISRGTANYLLGTDSYAAGLHLDVVRRHFTADACPMLAGKPKLFFIQRYDVPEFPQRARTEHSDEDLETDGCVGLSRCNIPTDADVFWSHCWTDECQLEQGHHRSIYLKALTDALIKGQRRKTHLVDVHTEVNGAIFEHNKRNPGANYDIDLKHTLRKDLYLQ; this is translated from the exons ATGGCTCTTTCTGACCAGCTTCAGGCCATTAATCAAACAGCGGAGGCTCTCAGCAGCTGTGAACGCAAAAGGCTCTTCTACCTGTGTGAGATCTTGGACACGGACAACACTGAGGCTTGTATGAAGGAGAGGCTGAACGCGTTGTGTCGTGAGAGAGGGAACCTGTTCCTGACAGAGCTGATCTTGCAGTTAAGACGTTTTGATATCCTGAGGACGGTGTGCAAAACCAGCAGAGATGAGGCAGAGAAGACTCTGAAACACAAGCAGGTTCTGCCAAGATTCAG AGTATTGATGGCTAATATAAATGATGAGATGGCCAATGCGGATCTGAACAGTGTGAAATTCTTGTTAAGCAGCACCTTGCCCCGTGAGCAGATGGAAAAagcaaag AGTTTCTTGGATGTGATCATTGAACTCGAGAAGCTGGATATAGTTTCACCTGAAAGAGTTGACTGTATAGAGGAATGTTTGATAACCATTGGCAGGGTCGACCTCGCCAAAAAAGTGACTGCATACAAGATGTCAG TTGGGACATCTGAAGGACATTTATGTCAACAGCAAAGGCACAGAGCTCTT TGTCCAGTCCCCACTCCAAATAGTTCTCTACAGCAAACAAGACAAGCACAGCTCCTCCACAT CGCCACAGAAAACGTACCGCTGCCTGTACACAGAGAGCAGAACTGCCAG AGTCAACTAGATTGTTACAAATTTAACACAAATCCTAGAGGAGTTTGTGTTATCATAGACTGCGTGGGTAATGACGGAG ACATGTTGGAACAGACATTTAAGAATCTTCACTTCAACGTGGTCCTCTACAAGTGGCTTAGTGGGGATGACACTATTTTAGCTCTCAAAGGAATATCGAGACAAACAGAGAACCTTGAAGGTGACGGGTTTGTCTGTTGCATCATTAGCCGTGGTACGGCTAACTATCTCCTGGGTACCGACTCATACGCTGCAGGTCTACATCTGGACGTTGTCAGACGTCATTTCACTGCTGATGCgtgccccatgttggctggcAAGCCCAAACTCTTCTTCATCCAGAGGTACGATGTCCCTGAGTTTCCTCAACGTGCCAGGACAGAGCACAGTGATGAGGATCTGGAGACAGATGGGTGTGTTGGGCTGTCCAGATGTAATATTCCTACAGATGCAGATGTGTTCTGGAGTCACTGCTGGACGGATGAATGTCAACTGGAGCAAGGACACCATCGCTCCATTTACCTAAAGGCGCTGACAGATGCATTAATCAAAGGTCAAAGGAG GAAAACGCATCTTGTTGATGTTCATACCGAGGTGAATGGGGCCATCTTTGAACATAACAAGAGAAATCCTGGAGCAAACTACGACATTGATCTGAAACATACTTTGAGGAAAGATCTTTACTTACAGTAG
- the LOC117952471 gene encoding CASP8 and FADD-like apoptosis regulator isoform X3 — MALSDQLQAINQTAEALSSCERKRLFYLCEILDTDNTEACMKERLNALCRERGNLFLTELILQLRRFDILRTVCKTSRDEAEKTLKHKQVLPRFRVLMANINDEMANADLNSVKFLLSSTLPREQMEKAKSFLDVIIELEKLDIVSPERVDCIEECLITIGRVDLAKKVTAYKMSVGTSEGHLCQQQRHRALCPVPTPNSSLQQTRQAQLLHIATENVPLPVHREQNCQSQLDCYKFNTNPRGVCVIIDCVGNDGDMLEQTFKNLHFNVVLYKWLSGDDTILALKGISRQTENLEGDGFVCCIISRGTANYLLGTDSYAAGLHLDVVRRHFTADACPMLAGKPKLFFIQRYDVPDDEDLETDGCVGLSRCNIPTDADVFWSHCWTDECQLEQGHHRSIYLKALTDALIKGQRRKTHLVDVHTEVNGAIFEHNKRNPGANYDIDLKHTLRKDLYLQ; from the exons ATGGCTCTTTCTGACCAGCTTCAGGCCATTAATCAAACAGCGGAGGCTCTCAGCAGCTGTGAACGCAAAAGGCTCTTCTACCTGTGTGAGATCTTGGACACGGACAACACTGAGGCTTGTATGAAGGAGAGGCTGAACGCGTTGTGTCGTGAGAGAGGGAACCTGTTCCTGACAGAGCTGATCTTGCAGTTAAGACGTTTTGATATCCTGAGGACGGTGTGCAAAACCAGCAGAGATGAGGCAGAGAAGACTCTGAAACACAAGCAGGTTCTGCCAAGATTCAG AGTATTGATGGCTAATATAAATGATGAGATGGCCAATGCGGATCTGAACAGTGTGAAATTCTTGTTAAGCAGCACCTTGCCCCGTGAGCAGATGGAAAAagcaaag AGTTTCTTGGATGTGATCATTGAACTCGAGAAGCTGGATATAGTTTCACCTGAAAGAGTTGACTGTATAGAGGAATGTTTGATAACCATTGGCAGGGTCGACCTCGCCAAAAAAGTGACTGCATACAAGATGTCAG TTGGGACATCTGAAGGACATTTATGTCAACAGCAAAGGCACAGAGCTCTT TGTCCAGTCCCCACTCCAAATAGTTCTCTACAGCAAACAAGACAAGCACAGCTCCTCCACAT CGCCACAGAAAACGTACCGCTGCCTGTACACAGAGAGCAGAACTGCCAG AGTCAACTAGATTGTTACAAATTTAACACAAATCCTAGAGGAGTTTGTGTTATCATAGACTGCGTGGGTAATGACGGAG ACATGTTGGAACAGACATTTAAGAATCTTCACTTCAACGTGGTCCTCTACAAGTGGCTTAGTGGGGATGACACTATTTTAGCTCTCAAAGGAATATCGAGACAAACAGAGAACCTTGAAGGTGACGGGTTTGTCTGTTGCATCATTAGCCGTGGTACGGCTAACTATCTCCTGGGTACCGACTCATACGCTGCAGGTCTACATCTGGACGTTGTCAGACGTCATTTCACTGCTGATGCgtgccccatgttggctggcAAGCCCAAACTCTTCTTCATCCAGAGGTACGATGTCCCTGA TGATGAGGATCTGGAGACAGATGGGTGTGTTGGGCTGTCCAGATGTAATATTCCTACAGATGCAGATGTGTTCTGGAGTCACTGCTGGACGGATGAATGTCAACTGGAGCAAGGACACCATCGCTCCATTTACCTAAAGGCGCTGACAGATGCATTAATCAAAGGTCAAAGGAG GAAAACGCATCTTGTTGATGTTCATACCGAGGTGAATGGGGCCATCTTTGAACATAACAAGAGAAATCCTGGAGCAAACTACGACATTGATCTGAAACATACTTTGAGGAAAGATCTTTACTTACAGTAG
- the LOC117952471 gene encoding CASP8 and FADD-like apoptosis regulator isoform X4: MALSDQLQAINQTAEALSSCERKRLFYLCEILDTDNTEACMKERLNALCRERGNLFLTELILQLRRFDILRTVCKTSRDEAEKTLKHKQVLPRFSTLPREQMEKAKSFLDVIIELEKLDIVSPERVDCIEECLITIGRVDLAKKVTAYKMSVGTSEGHLCQQQRHRALCPVPTPNSSLQQTRQAQLLHIATENVPLPVHREQNCQSQLDCYKFNTNPRGVCVIIDCVGNDGDMLEQTFKNLHFNVVLYKWLSGDDTILALKGISRQTENLEGDGFVCCIISRGTANYLLGTDSYAAGLHLDVVRRHFTADACPMLAGKPKLFFIQRYDVPEFPQRARTEHSDEDLETDGCVGLSRCNIPTDADVFWSHCWTDECQLEQGHHRSIYLKALTDALIKGQRRKTHLVDVHTEVNGAIFEHNKRNPGANYDIDLKHTLRKDLYLQ; this comes from the exons ATGGCTCTTTCTGACCAGCTTCAGGCCATTAATCAAACAGCGGAGGCTCTCAGCAGCTGTGAACGCAAAAGGCTCTTCTACCTGTGTGAGATCTTGGACACGGACAACACTGAGGCTTGTATGAAGGAGAGGCTGAACGCGTTGTGTCGTGAGAGAGGGAACCTGTTCCTGACAGAGCTGATCTTGCAGTTAAGACGTTTTGATATCCTGAGGACGGTGTGCAAAACCAGCAGAGATGAGGCAGAGAAGACTCTGAAACACAAGCAGGTTCTGCCAAGATTCAG CACCTTGCCCCGTGAGCAGATGGAAAAagcaaag AGTTTCTTGGATGTGATCATTGAACTCGAGAAGCTGGATATAGTTTCACCTGAAAGAGTTGACTGTATAGAGGAATGTTTGATAACCATTGGCAGGGTCGACCTCGCCAAAAAAGTGACTGCATACAAGATGTCAG TTGGGACATCTGAAGGACATTTATGTCAACAGCAAAGGCACAGAGCTCTT TGTCCAGTCCCCACTCCAAATAGTTCTCTACAGCAAACAAGACAAGCACAGCTCCTCCACAT CGCCACAGAAAACGTACCGCTGCCTGTACACAGAGAGCAGAACTGCCAG AGTCAACTAGATTGTTACAAATTTAACACAAATCCTAGAGGAGTTTGTGTTATCATAGACTGCGTGGGTAATGACGGAG ACATGTTGGAACAGACATTTAAGAATCTTCACTTCAACGTGGTCCTCTACAAGTGGCTTAGTGGGGATGACACTATTTTAGCTCTCAAAGGAATATCGAGACAAACAGAGAACCTTGAAGGTGACGGGTTTGTCTGTTGCATCATTAGCCGTGGTACGGCTAACTATCTCCTGGGTACCGACTCATACGCTGCAGGTCTACATCTGGACGTTGTCAGACGTCATTTCACTGCTGATGCgtgccccatgttggctggcAAGCCCAAACTCTTCTTCATCCAGAGGTACGATGTCCCTGAGTTTCCTCAACGTGCCAGGACAGAGCACAGTGATGAGGATCTGGAGACAGATGGGTGTGTTGGGCTGTCCAGATGTAATATTCCTACAGATGCAGATGTGTTCTGGAGTCACTGCTGGACGGATGAATGTCAACTGGAGCAAGGACACCATCGCTCCATTTACCTAAAGGCGCTGACAGATGCATTAATCAAAGGTCAAAGGAG GAAAACGCATCTTGTTGATGTTCATACCGAGGTGAATGGGGCCATCTTTGAACATAACAAGAGAAATCCTGGAGCAAACTACGACATTGATCTGAAACATACTTTGAGGAAAGATCTTTACTTACAGTAG